The genomic segment CTGGGCTTAACTCAGGAGGCTTTGGCGTTTAAAGCTGCCATGGACAAGACATACCTCAACGAAATTGAAAACGGTAAGAGAAATGTTTCTATCGTCAATCTGGAAAAGATAATCATTGCATTGGATACGACATTTGCGGTGTTTTTTCAGGAGAGCCATACATTAGACCAGGCCTAATTTGATGGATCTGACATTTTATTTATG from the Sphingobacterium thalpophilum genome contains:
- a CDS encoding helix-turn-helix domain-containing protein, whose translation is MDIKIKVGLRIRELRKSLGLTQEALAFKAAMDKTYLNEIENGKRNVSIVNLEKIIIALDTTFAVFFQESHTLDQA